One window from the genome of Pseudonocardia hierapolitana encodes:
- a CDS encoding metallopeptidase family protein — translation MTRRRFEELVADALDTIPPELTAAMDNVVVLVADRHDTDPELLGLYEGVALTERTSSYGGVLPDRITIYQDAILDVCDSEDDVVHEVAVTVVHEVAHHFGIDEATLHELGWG, via the coding sequence ATGACCCGGCGGCGGTTCGAGGAACTCGTCGCGGACGCCCTGGACACCATCCCTCCCGAGCTCACCGCCGCCATGGACAACGTCGTGGTGCTGGTCGCCGACCGCCACGACACCGACCCCGAGCTGCTGGGGCTCTACGAGGGCGTGGCGCTCACCGAGCGGACGTCGAGCTACGGGGGCGTGCTGCCCGACCGGATCACGATCTACCAGGACGCCATCCTCGACGTCTGCGACAGCGAGGACGACGTGGTGCACGAGGTCGCCGTGACCGTCGTGCACGAGGTGGCGCACCACTTCGGGATCGACGAGGCCACCCTGCACGAGCTCGGCTGGGGCTGA
- a CDS encoding DUF5926 family protein has protein sequence MGKKTRAKAASAGENPRRPCPCGSGKRYKACHGAGDDVIVIRPFEGLAAECDLVAMREFLPSATAPLPLRESGGAPVTLATVLPGAAAAVVRPDGSILLGMQVQAHSGDLSADVAKALRWAQEAEPGTALPVVGPGVAGELVRLQDVLDPEATLDVTVHADFGWWIPPAEDGSEPSPDVTAALERANKVIMPTESVPAPGVRAAYWVDTGSKAHLRWVRPEPEEALLAALARLQARGELALAEDARYAGSFRAHGLLVPVWDVDRDLHAKEWSEPLAAFAERLDAALAEDTPLTDTERRARDALAGKQITLR, from the coding sequence ATGGGCAAGAAGACACGTGCCAAGGCGGCGTCCGCGGGTGAGAACCCCCGCCGCCCCTGTCCCTGCGGCTCGGGCAAGCGATACAAGGCCTGCCACGGCGCCGGTGACGACGTGATCGTCATCCGGCCGTTCGAGGGCCTCGCCGCGGAGTGCGATCTGGTCGCGATGCGCGAGTTCCTGCCGTCGGCCACGGCGCCGCTGCCGCTGCGCGAGTCCGGGGGCGCTCCGGTCACGCTCGCCACCGTGCTGCCCGGGGCCGCTGCGGCGGTCGTGCGGCCGGACGGGTCGATCCTGCTCGGCATGCAGGTGCAGGCGCACTCCGGCGACCTGTCGGCCGACGTGGCCAAGGCGCTGCGCTGGGCGCAGGAGGCCGAACCGGGAACGGCGCTCCCGGTCGTCGGTCCGGGCGTCGCCGGGGAGCTGGTGCGGCTGCAGGACGTGCTCGACCCGGAGGCGACGCTCGACGTCACCGTGCACGCCGACTTCGGCTGGTGGATCCCGCCCGCCGAGGACGGCTCGGAGCCCAGCCCCGACGTCACCGCCGCGCTGGAGCGCGCCAACAAGGTGATCATGCCGACCGAGTCGGTGCCTGCACCCGGGGTCCGGGCCGCGTACTGGGTGGACACCGGTTCGAAGGCTCACCTGCGATGGGTGCGGCCGGAGCCGGAGGAAGCCCTGCTGGCGGCGCTGGCCCGGCTGCAGGCGCGAGGTGAGCTGGCCCTCGCCGAGGACGCCAGGTACGCCGGCTCGTTCCGGGCCCACGGCCTGCTCGTGCCGGTGTGGGACGTCGACCGCGACCTGCACGCCAAGGAGTGGAGCGAGCCCCTCGCCGCCTTCGCGGAGCGACTGGACGCCGCCCTCGCCGAGGACACCCCGCTCACCGACACCGAGCGCCGCGCCCGCGACGCCCTCGCCGGCAAGCAGATCACCCTGCGCTGA
- a CDS encoding DUF2470 domain-containing protein: MGSTRPRRPPAPSAAERARSVAARGGTASLVGTGAPQAVPVVHHVRADGSAVLLLDDDEPVLDAIRNAPGGEFAAMLEITDHAPVELREPVRALLWITGRLRVPEPDIARRIALQVADVRPQEDLLRLGHGATLVRLDPGSAVLSDAEGTAALTPVDLAAAWPDPFCRYEGHWLAHLEESHSDVLDVLARHLPPALRDLRDARLRPLGMDRYGLRLRLEAPGRDHDVRIAWAEQATTVEELRTQMQHLIGCPMRRGVDVDPLGGSRPAAG, encoded by the coding sequence TTGGGATCCACCCGACCCCGCCGACCGCCCGCTCCGTCGGCCGCCGAACGCGCTCGTAGCGTCGCCGCGCGCGGCGGCACGGCGAGCCTCGTCGGCACCGGTGCGCCCCAGGCCGTGCCCGTCGTGCACCACGTGCGCGCGGACGGCTCCGCGGTCCTGCTGCTCGACGACGACGAGCCCGTGCTCGACGCGATCCGAAACGCACCCGGCGGCGAGTTCGCGGCGATGCTCGAGATCACCGACCACGCGCCGGTGGAGCTGCGGGAGCCCGTCCGCGCACTGCTGTGGATCACCGGCCGGTTGCGGGTGCCGGAGCCCGACATCGCCCGGCGCATCGCGCTGCAGGTCGCCGACGTGCGCCCGCAGGAGGACCTGCTGCGCCTGGGCCACGGTGCCACCCTGGTGCGCCTCGACCCCGGATCGGCCGTGCTCTCCGACGCCGAGGGCACCGCGGCCCTCACCCCCGTCGACCTGGCGGCCGCCTGGCCGGACCCGTTCTGCCGCTACGAGGGCCACTGGCTCGCCCACCTCGAGGAGTCGCACTCGGACGTCCTCGACGTACTGGCCCGGCACCTGCCGCCCGCACTGCGCGACCTGCGCGACGCTCGGCTGCGCCCGCTCGGGATGGACCGCTACGGCCTGCGCCTGCGGCTGGAGGCACCGGGCCGCGACCACGACGTCCGGATCGCGTGGGCCGAGCAGGCCACCACGGTGGAGGAGCTGCGCACGCAGATGCAGCACCTGATCGGGTGCCCGATGCGGCGCGGGGTGGACGTCGACCCGCTCGGGGGGAGCAGGCCCGCCGCCGGCTAG
- a CDS encoding acyltransferase family protein: protein MDAPTRHTAARLDWVDAAKGLSILLVVAHHAVWFLQRSGQAPAAVVTANEALASLRMPLFFLASGLLAAGPLSAPWRVVLHKRVAFFLYLYVIWTVIRFTFFATVVPPEVDPDESADPLGLVLALVLPGPSMWFLYALAVFAVVTKLARPLPVWLQLGVTGALSALVGAGMVDFGDTRWTYMSRFLFFFLLGCYARELAERLAAATSLLRVAAGGVACVAAAGAAVALGLRTVPGVALALQCLAVGSGLLLAAWVARYRFGRPLVVLGTLTLPIYLIHMMWLAAIMIGVRHVELPPAAAYALPVVLVPVLTALSLLTHRALVAVGATWLFALPPRLAHRAS from the coding sequence GTGGACGCACCGACGCGACACACGGCTGCGCGCCTGGACTGGGTCGACGCCGCGAAGGGCTTGTCGATCCTCCTCGTCGTGGCCCATCACGCCGTGTGGTTCCTGCAGCGGTCCGGGCAGGCGCCCGCCGCCGTCGTCACGGCGAACGAGGCGCTCGCCTCGTTGCGCATGCCGCTGTTCTTCCTGGCGTCGGGTCTGCTCGCCGCGGGCCCGCTCTCCGCGCCGTGGCGGGTGGTGCTGCACAAGCGGGTGGCGTTCTTCCTCTACCTGTACGTGATCTGGACGGTCATCCGGTTCACGTTCTTCGCCACGGTCGTGCCGCCCGAGGTCGATCCCGACGAGTCGGCGGACCCGCTCGGGCTCGTGCTGGCACTGGTGCTCCCCGGCCCGAGCATGTGGTTCCTGTACGCGCTCGCCGTGTTCGCCGTGGTGACGAAGTTGGCGCGCCCCCTTCCGGTCTGGCTGCAGCTGGGCGTGACGGGCGCGCTGTCCGCGCTGGTCGGCGCCGGCATGGTGGACTTCGGCGACACGCGCTGGACCTACATGTCGAGGTTCCTGTTCTTCTTCCTGCTCGGCTGCTACGCGCGGGAGCTGGCCGAGCGGCTGGCGGCGGCCACCAGCCTGCTCCGGGTCGCGGCCGGAGGCGTGGCGTGCGTCGCGGCGGCGGGCGCGGCGGTCGCGCTCGGGCTCAGGACCGTTCCCGGAGTCGCGCTCGCCCTGCAGTGCCTCGCGGTCGGGTCCGGGCTGCTGCTCGCGGCGTGGGTCGCGCGGTACCGGTTCGGCCGGCCGCTGGTGGTGCTGGGCACGCTGACCCTGCCGATCTACCTGATCCACATGATGTGGCTGGCTGCGATCATGATCGGGGTGCGGCACGTCGAGCTGCCGCCTGCAGCGGCCTACGCGCTGCCGGTCGTCCTGGTGCCGGTGCTGACCGCCCTCTCGCTGCTCACCCACCGCGCACTGGTGGCGGTCGGCGCGACATGGCTGTTCGCCCTGCCGCCGAGGCTGGCCCACCGCGCCTCGTAG
- a CDS encoding DUF3817 domain-containing protein: MSIQTALLAYRIAAWVTGVGLLVLVLIAMPMKYVFGQPQLVAVVGVTHGFLYMIYIVCTLLLAERGRWKPLDALLILVAGTIPVASFVAERRVTQRVRAGQSPVS; the protein is encoded by the coding sequence GTGTCGATCCAGACCGCCCTGCTCGCCTACCGCATCGCCGCATGGGTCACCGGCGTCGGGCTGCTCGTCCTCGTGCTGATCGCGATGCCGATGAAGTACGTCTTCGGACAGCCGCAGCTGGTGGCGGTCGTGGGCGTCACCCACGGATTCCTGTACATGATCTACATCGTCTGCACGCTGCTGCTGGCCGAGCGCGGGCGGTGGAAGCCGCTCGACGCCCTGCTCATCCTGGTGGCAGGCACGATCCCGGTGGCCTCGTTCGTGGCCGAGCGCCGGGTCACCCAGCGCGTGCGCGCCGGGCAGAGCCCCGTGAGCTAG
- a CDS encoding macro domain-containing protein — translation MGSLTLVLVAVDAPMARAWRALAEARDGLVVHEGSITDVDADAVVSPANSFGFMGGGIDAVYARWFPGISDRVRAASGADRGGELPVGEAVIVATGVERPAWLVSAPTMRRPGERLPPDGGAARAAAGAVLRLWRDGSLPDGTPVHEAVRTIAMPGLGTGVGGLPPEVCAAQVGAAWDEVLGEV, via the coding sequence ATGGGCAGCCTGACGCTGGTGCTGGTCGCGGTCGACGCTCCGATGGCGCGGGCCTGGCGCGCGCTCGCGGAGGCCCGCGATGGGCTCGTCGTGCACGAGGGCTCGATCACCGACGTGGACGCCGATGCCGTGGTGAGCCCCGCCAACTCGTTCGGGTTCATGGGCGGTGGCATCGACGCCGTGTACGCCCGCTGGTTCCCCGGCATCTCCGACCGCGTCCGTGCGGCGTCCGGCGCCGACCGCGGCGGCGAGCTCCCGGTCGGTGAGGCCGTGATCGTGGCGACCGGCGTCGAACGGCCGGCCTGGCTGGTGAGCGCGCCGACGATGCGCAGGCCCGGTGAGCGGCTCCCGCCGGACGGCGGCGCCGCCCGCGCCGCGGCAGGCGCGGTGTTGCGGCTCTGGCGCGACGGCAGCCTGCCCGACGGCACCCCGGTGCACGAGGCGGTACGCACGATCGCCATGCCCGGCCTCGGCACGGGTGTGGGCGGCCTGCCACCCGAGGTCTGCGCCGCGCAGGTCGGCGCCGCGTGGGACGAGGTCCTCGGCGAGGTATGA
- a CDS encoding histidine phosphatase family protein — MSLRLVMARHGETPANAQHILDTRPPGLPLNERGRAQAVALGARLAADPVTAVYASAAVRAQQTAAPVAEAHGLDVQVIDGVHEVFCGELEGRSGRVALERFMAVYEAWWTGDLDARLPGGESAHDVRDRFLPALDRILDGASGDVVLVSHGAAIRLAAAALLGDTAETRFLPNTGLVVLRPDDKAPQNGAWVLEHWDGATPIAGDVTAGGAPA, encoded by the coding sequence ATGAGCCTTCGGCTCGTCATGGCGCGGCACGGGGAGACACCGGCCAACGCGCAGCACATCCTCGACACCCGCCCGCCGGGCCTGCCGCTGAACGAGCGGGGCCGGGCACAGGCGGTCGCGCTCGGTGCCCGGCTCGCCGCCGATCCGGTCACGGCGGTGTACGCGTCCGCGGCGGTGCGGGCACAGCAGACGGCCGCACCGGTCGCGGAGGCGCACGGCCTGGACGTCCAGGTGATCGACGGCGTCCACGAGGTGTTCTGCGGCGAGCTCGAGGGCCGGTCCGGCCGGGTGGCCCTGGAGAGGTTCATGGCCGTCTACGAGGCGTGGTGGACCGGGGACCTGGACGCCCGGCTCCCCGGCGGCGAGTCCGCCCACGACGTCCGCGACCGGTTCCTGCCCGCGCTGGACCGCATCCTCGACGGCGCGAGCGGCGACGTCGTGCTCGTGAGCCACGGCGCCGCCATCCGCCTCGCCGCGGCCGCCCTGCTCGGCGACACCGCGGAGACGCGCTTCCTGCCCAACACCGGCCTCGTGGTGCTGCGCCCTGACGACAAGGCCCCGCAGAACGGCGCCTGGGTTCTGGAGCACTGGGACGGAGCCACGCCGATCGCCGGTGACGTCACCGCGGGCGGCGCGCCCGCCTGA
- a CDS encoding solute symporter family protein, with product MSVLAQAPASPGVGSPVLNIGIFALFVVVTLVVVFRASRNNKTASDYYAAGRSFTGPQNGVAIAGDYLSAASFLGIAGAIAVNGYDGFLYSIGFLVAWLVALLLVAELLRNTGKFTMGDVLSFRMRQRPVRAAAATSTLVVSFFYLLAQMAGAGALIALLLQIPNSNTFGQGVVIAIVGALMITYVLVGGMKGTTWVQIIKAGLLIIGTAVITFWVLALFGFNLSALLGQSVAANPSLTTASGAVRELGDNLLSPGLAYGASTTSKIDFLSLGLALVLGTAGLPHILMRFYTVPSSKEARRSVVWAIWLIGIFYLFSLVLGYGASALVTGGAQRISTAPGGTNSAAPLLAYELGGEILLGIISAIAFATILAVVAGLTITASASFAHDVYANVIKRGETSPDAEVRVARITAVVIGVIAIAAGILARNQNIAFLVALAFAVAASANLPTILYSLFWKRFNTTGALWSIYGGLASCVLLIVFSPAISGRPTAMIPNADFALFPLANPGLVSIPLSFVLGIIGTYVGGRHPVEEGKFAEMEVRSLTGAGSEKATVH from the coding sequence GTGAGTGTCCTTGCGCAAGCCCCGGCGTCCCCCGGCGTCGGCAGCCCGGTACTGAACATCGGCATCTTCGCCTTGTTCGTGGTGGTCACCCTGGTCGTGGTGTTCCGGGCCAGCCGGAACAACAAGACCGCGTCGGACTACTACGCGGCCGGCCGGTCGTTCACCGGCCCGCAGAACGGGGTGGCGATCGCGGGTGACTACCTGTCGGCGGCCTCGTTCCTGGGGATCGCGGGCGCGATCGCGGTGAACGGCTACGACGGGTTCCTGTACTCGATCGGCTTCCTCGTCGCGTGGCTGGTGGCGCTGCTGCTGGTGGCGGAGCTGCTGCGCAACACCGGCAAGTTCACGATGGGTGACGTGCTGAGCTTCCGGATGCGGCAGCGTCCGGTGCGGGCGGCGGCGGCCACCTCCACCCTGGTGGTGTCGTTCTTCTACCTGCTCGCGCAGATGGCCGGCGCGGGTGCGTTGATCGCGCTGCTGCTGCAGATCCCGAACAGCAACACCTTCGGTCAGGGTGTGGTCATCGCGATCGTCGGTGCCCTGATGATCACCTACGTGCTGGTCGGCGGCATGAAGGGCACCACGTGGGTGCAGATCATCAAGGCCGGCCTGCTGATCATCGGCACGGCTGTGATCACCTTCTGGGTCCTCGCCCTGTTCGGGTTCAACCTCTCCGCGCTGCTCGGGCAGTCCGTCGCGGCCAACCCGTCGCTGACGACCGCATCGGGCGCGGTTCGGGAGCTCGGCGACAACCTGCTCAGCCCGGGCCTGGCCTACGGTGCCTCGACGACGTCGAAGATCGACTTCTTGTCGCTGGGTCTGGCACTGGTGCTCGGCACGGCGGGCCTGCCGCACATCCTGATGCGCTTCTACACGGTGCCGAGCTCCAAGGAGGCGCGGCGCTCGGTGGTGTGGGCGATCTGGCTGATCGGGATCTTCTACCTGTTCTCGCTGGTGCTGGGCTACGGCGCGTCCGCCCTGGTCACCGGCGGTGCGCAGCGGATCTCCACTGCGCCGGGCGGCACCAACTCCGCGGCGCCGCTCCTGGCGTACGAGCTGGGCGGCGAGATCCTGCTCGGGATCATCTCGGCGATCGCGTTCGCCACGATCCTCGCGGTGGTGGCCGGCCTGACGATCACCGCGTCGGCGTCGTTCGCCCACGACGTGTACGCCAACGTCATCAAGCGCGGGGAGACCAGCCCGGACGCCGAGGTGCGGGTGGCCCGCATCACCGCCGTGGTGATCGGCGTCATCGCCATCGCCGCCGGCATCCTGGCTCGCAACCAGAACATCGCGTTCCTGGTGGCGCTGGCGTTCGCGGTGGCGGCGTCGGCGAACCTGCCGACGATCCTCTACTCGCTGTTCTGGAAGCGGTTCAACACGACGGGCGCGCTCTGGAGCATCTACGGCGGTCTGGCGTCCTGCGTGCTCCTGATCGTCTTCTCGCCGGCGATCTCCGGCCGCCCGACGGCGATGATCCCGAACGCGGACTTCGCCCTGTTCCCGCTGGCCAACCCCGGCCTGGTGTCGATCCCGCTGTCGTTCGTCCTGGGCATCATCGGCACCTACGTCGGCGGCAGGCACCCCGTCGAGGAGGGCAAGTTCGCCGAGATGGAGGTCCGCTCGCTCACCGGGGCCGGCTCGGAGAAGGCGACCGTGCACTGA
- the pheA gene encoding prephenate dehydratase: MTRIAFLGPRATFTEQALRSMPEAAGAEFVPCAGSPAVLAAVRDGSADLGCVPIENSVEGAVPAVLDGLVADPPLVIVREAVLAVRFALLVRPGTRLDDVRTVASHPHGIAQTREWIAARLPAADVLLSASTSEAAAQVARGEFDAAVSAPLAAEQHGLDILADDIADNAGAITRFALVAPPGPPPAATGHDRTSLAATTQNRPGALLGLLTELAVRGIDLTRIESRPIKDRHAEYWFHLDCTGHVSEPAMGEALAALHRRCDRVRFLGSYPRAGNGVSTAAPSTSPLPIGGADAAQFAAAQKWLESVRAGGVA; this comes from the coding sequence GTGACCCGCATCGCGTTCCTCGGGCCGCGCGCCACCTTCACCGAGCAGGCACTGCGGTCGATGCCCGAGGCCGCGGGGGCCGAGTTCGTGCCCTGCGCCGGCTCCCCGGCCGTGCTGGCCGCCGTGCGGGACGGCTCGGCCGACCTCGGCTGCGTGCCGATCGAGAACTCGGTGGAGGGTGCGGTCCCCGCGGTGCTCGACGGCCTGGTCGCCGACCCGCCGCTGGTGATCGTGCGCGAGGCCGTGCTGGCGGTCCGGTTCGCGCTGCTGGTGCGGCCGGGCACGCGCCTCGACGACGTGCGCACGGTCGCGTCCCACCCGCACGGCATCGCCCAGACCCGGGAATGGATCGCCGCCCGGCTTCCGGCGGCCGACGTCCTGCTGTCGGCCTCCACGTCCGAGGCGGCGGCGCAGGTGGCCCGGGGGGAGTTCGACGCCGCCGTCTCGGCGCCGCTGGCCGCCGAGCAGCACGGCCTCGACATCCTCGCCGACGACATCGCCGACAACGCGGGCGCGATCACCCGGTTCGCGCTCGTGGCCCCGCCCGGCCCGCCACCCGCAGCCACCGGGCACGACCGCACGTCGCTCGCCGCCACCACGCAGAACCGCCCCGGCGCGCTCCTCGGCCTGCTCACGGAGCTGGCCGTCCGCGGGATCGACCTCACCCGCATCGAGTCGCGGCCGATCAAGGACCGGCACGCCGAGTACTGGTTCCACCTCGACTGCACCGGTCACGTCTCCGAGCCCGCCATGGGTGAGGCGCTCGCCGCGCTGCACCGCAGGTGTGACCGCGTCCGGTTCCTCGGCTCGTACCCGCGTGCGGGCAACGGGGTGTCGACCGCGGCCCCCAGCACGTCCCCGCTGCCGATCGGGGGCGCCGACGCGGCGCAGTTCGCGGCCGCCCAGAAGTGGCTCGAATCGGTGCGCGCGGGGGGCGTCGCATGA
- a CDS encoding rhodanese-like domain-containing protein produces MTGPAVPEVSVAELPADAALLDVRESDEWVAGHAPGATHLPMSELTGRMDELPDGDPLYVICRSGGRSARVVAYLSAQGFPAVNVEGGMQAWARQGREVVADGGAQPQIV; encoded by the coding sequence ATGACCGGTCCAGCCGTTCCGGAGGTTTCGGTGGCAGAGCTGCCGGCCGACGCCGCTCTGCTCGACGTCCGCGAGTCCGACGAGTGGGTCGCGGGCCACGCGCCCGGGGCCACCCATCTGCCGATGTCCGAGCTCACCGGGCGGATGGACGAGCTCCCCGACGGAGATCCGCTCTACGTCATCTGCCGTTCCGGCGGCCGGTCGGCCCGCGTGGTCGCCTACCTGTCCGCACAGGGCTTCCCGGCCGTCAACGTCGAGGGCGGGATGCAGGCGTGGGCCCGGCAGGGCCGCGAGGTCGTCGCCGACGGGGGCGCGCAGCCCCAGATCGTCTAG
- a CDS encoding DUF4328 domain-containing protein produces MGPPCPRCGRRAPAGGGPFCPFCGRYLAALRWVAEPPPGLTPPAPQPVRTRYTGPPRYRFLPRWGFPLGPWKAPEPQQARPDPLVAARTLVGSLVPLLWATAAVALLASGAEVWRYILLLASREGALQAEAVAASDSLVASSGTVAPILSLVVGVLTVLWTVRAAQAAADRAQVRPSRSPRMIVLGWLVPGLNLSIPGSVLAEIEHSAIGLPADRRPRPSRLVLVWWGLWVASVVLTAVVLLWSLRDGVQARADGVVLHAVLDLLAAVTAGVTARVVLRLTRLLAPAAPRRREVLMRVSPAPA; encoded by the coding sequence ATGGGGCCGCCCTGCCCGCGCTGCGGTCGTCGAGCCCCGGCCGGTGGTGGGCCGTTCTGCCCGTTCTGCGGCCGCTACCTGGCCGCCCTGCGCTGGGTGGCCGAACCTCCGCCCGGGCTCACACCGCCCGCGCCGCAGCCGGTCCGAACCCGCTACACCGGCCCGCCGCGGTACCGATTCCTGCCCCGATGGGGGTTCCCGCTCGGCCCGTGGAAAGCCCCGGAGCCGCAGCAGGCGCGTCCGGATCCGCTGGTCGCAGCGCGGACGCTCGTCGGCTCGCTGGTGCCGTTGCTGTGGGCCACCGCCGCGGTGGCGCTGCTCGCCAGCGGCGCCGAGGTGTGGCGCTACATCCTGCTGCTGGCCAGCCGGGAGGGAGCGCTCCAGGCCGAGGCGGTCGCGGCCTCCGATTCCCTCGTGGCGTCGTCGGGCACCGTCGCGCCGATCCTGAGCCTCGTGGTCGGCGTGCTGACGGTGCTGTGGACCGTGCGGGCCGCGCAGGCGGCCGCCGACCGGGCACAGGTCCGCCCGTCCCGGTCCCCCCGGATGATCGTGCTCGGCTGGCTGGTGCCCGGGCTCAACCTCTCGATACCCGGATCGGTGCTCGCCGAGATCGAGCACAGCGCCATCGGGCTGCCTGCGGACCGGCGGCCGCGCCCGTCGCGGCTGGTGCTCGTCTGGTGGGGGCTGTGGGTGGCGAGCGTGGTGCTCACCGCCGTCGTGCTGTTGTGGTCGCTGCGTGACGGCGTGCAGGCACGCGCCGATGGCGTCGTGCTGCACGCGGTGCTCGACCTGCTCGCGGCGGTCACCGCGGGTGTCACGGCGCGCGTCGTGCTGCGGCTCACCCGCCTGCTCGCGCCTGCGGCGCCGCGCCGCCGCGAGGTGCTGATGCGCGTGAGCCCGGCGCCGGCCTGA
- a CDS encoding cytochrome P450 — MAPFDPGDPDFLADPYPTFAALRAQAPVHEHPLLGIPVAVSHAACSEVLRGRDLGRIWVDAEPAAEFPAFNLLHRNSLLEREGPPHDRLRRLVAGAFNRGHTARLEPRIRELAARLVAELVERIRADGSADLMAGVAAVLPVEVIADLLGVPEPERSALRGWSNTIVTMYEADPGRVRRADAERAAAEFVEALRGLAAHRRRHPGDDLVTDLLDADLDADELVGTAALLLMAGHEATVNVIGNGVLALLRHPEQWRRLVADPGLDSTAVEELIRYDPPLQLFERTAVVDTVVAGHPVPAGTKIAALLGAAARDPAAFSRPDELDVARQPNPHLGFGAGVHYCLGAPLARVEVAATIDALRTALPEMRLAAEPPRRPDFVMRGLRELRLG, encoded by the coding sequence ATGGCCCCTTTCGATCCCGGTGACCCGGACTTCCTCGCCGACCCCTACCCGACGTTCGCCGCCCTGCGCGCGCAGGCCCCGGTGCACGAGCACCCGCTGCTGGGCATCCCGGTCGCGGTGTCGCACGCCGCGTGTTCCGAGGTGCTGCGGGGGCGCGACCTGGGCCGGATCTGGGTCGACGCCGAGCCGGCCGCGGAGTTCCCCGCCTTCAACCTGCTGCACCGCAACTCGCTGCTCGAGCGCGAGGGCCCGCCGCACGACCGCCTGCGCCGGTTGGTGGCGGGCGCCTTCAACCGCGGCCACACCGCACGGTTGGAGCCGAGGATCCGCGAGCTGGCTGCGCGGCTCGTCGCCGAGCTCGTCGAACGCATCCGGGCTGACGGCAGCGCCGACCTGATGGCGGGCGTCGCTGCGGTCCTTCCGGTCGAGGTGATCGCGGACCTGCTCGGCGTGCCGGAGCCGGAACGGTCGGCGCTGCGGGGCTGGTCCAACACGATCGTCACGATGTACGAGGCGGATCCCGGCCGGGTGCGGCGGGCCGACGCCGAGCGGGCGGCCGCCGAGTTCGTCGAGGCGCTGCGCGGGCTCGCCGCGCACCGGCGCAGGCACCCGGGCGACGACCTGGTCACCGACCTGCTCGACGCCGACCTGGACGCCGACGAGCTGGTCGGCACCGCCGCGCTGCTGCTCATGGCCGGTCACGAGGCCACGGTCAACGTGATCGGGAACGGCGTGCTCGCCCTGCTGCGCCACCCCGAACAGTGGCGACGGCTGGTCGCCGACCCGGGGCTGGACTCCACTGCGGTGGAGGAGCTCATCCGGTACGACCCGCCCCTTCAGCTGTTCGAGCGCACCGCCGTGGTGGACACGGTGGTGGCCGGTCACCCGGTGCCGGCCGGCACGAAGATCGCCGCCCTGCTCGGCGCCGCCGCCCGCGACCCCGCCGCCTTCTCGCGGCCGGACGAGCTCGACGTCGCCCGGCAGCCGAACCCGCACCTCGGGTTCGGGGCAGGCGTGCACTACTGCCTCGGCGCGCCGCTCGCCCGGGTGGAGGTGGCCGCCACGATCGACGCGCTGCGCACCGCGCTACCGGAGATGCGGCTCGCGGCCGAGCCGCCGCGCCGCCCCGACTTCGTCATGCGCGGTCTGCGGGAGCTGCGGTTGGGCTGA
- a CDS encoding CPBP family intramembrane glutamic endopeptidase: MTRSTTVRDWIAPPPPGTAPLTDPRTRRLVGLEVLVVLSVTLGLSAVRSGLSLLDALLQPVPLNEQQVALNAPAAELGLIDLALQLTRVLQLVGWGALGAYLLLRAGFAMRDVGLDRRRPGRDALGSAGLAALIGIPGLGLYLFARAIGVSVTIAPTTLDDTWWRVPVLLASAAANSWAEEVVMVAYLITRLRQLGWSENRSLLVQALLRGSYHLYQGLGGFVGNIVMGLVFGRVWQRTNRLWMLVGGHALIDIVAFLGYAALSGHVSWLP, translated from the coding sequence GTGACCCGCTCGACCACCGTCCGGGACTGGATCGCGCCGCCACCACCCGGAACGGCCCCCCTCACCGACCCGCGGACCCGCAGGCTCGTCGGGTTGGAGGTGCTGGTCGTCCTCTCGGTGACGCTCGGGCTGTCCGCCGTGCGCAGCGGTCTCTCCCTGCTCGACGCCCTGCTGCAGCCGGTGCCGCTCAACGAGCAGCAGGTGGCGCTGAACGCACCCGCCGCGGAGCTCGGGCTCATCGACCTCGCGCTCCAGCTCACGCGGGTGCTCCAGCTGGTCGGCTGGGGCGCGTTGGGCGCCTACCTGCTGCTGCGCGCCGGCTTCGCGATGCGGGACGTCGGGCTCGACCGGCGCCGCCCCGGCCGGGACGCGCTGGGGTCGGCCGGCCTCGCCGCGCTGATCGGGATCCCCGGCCTCGGGCTGTACCTGTTCGCCCGCGCGATCGGGGTGAGCGTGACGATCGCGCCCACCACGCTCGACGACACCTGGTGGCGGGTGCCGGTGCTGCTGGCGTCCGCGGCCGCGAACAGCTGGGCCGAGGAGGTGGTGATGGTCGCCTACCTGATCACGCGGCTGCGCCAGCTCGGCTGGTCGGAGAACCGGTCGCTGCTCGTCCAGGCCCTGCTGCGGGGCAGCTACCACCTGTACCAGGGCCTCGGCGGGTTCGTCGGCAACATCGTCATGGGGCTGGTGTTCGGCCGTGTGTGGCAGCGCACCAACCGCCTGTGGATGCTCGTCGGAGGGCATGCGCTGATCGACATCGTGGCGTTCCTGGGCTACGCGGCCCTCTCCGGCCACGTGTCCTGGCTCCCCTGA